Proteins encoded together in one Triticum dicoccoides isolate Atlit2015 ecotype Zavitan chromosome 7B, WEW_v2.0, whole genome shotgun sequence window:
- the LOC119337172 gene encoding probable L-ascorbate peroxidase 3 has protein sequence MMEKRSVEKNIWLELEREGFHLLNGLNQQGHRSTLGFRRKAPPDSSGFDYTWTKDPLKFDNSYFIELLKGDSNGLMKLLTDKDAFFRDYAKSHKKLSKLYFTAVDMQRQSQEGCQTASLHV, from the exons ATGATGGAGAAAAGGAGCGTAGAGAAGAACATTTGGCTTGAGCTGGAACGTGAG GGATTTCATCTACTGAATGGACTTAACCAACAAGGACATAGAAGCACTCTTGG TTTTAGGAGAAAAGCTCCTCCGGATAGCTCGGGATTCGACTACACTTGGACAAAAGATCCTCTGAAGTTTGATAACTCCTACTTCAT TGAGCTTCTGAAAGGGGACTCCAACGGACTCATGAAGCTGCTTACAGACAAG GACGCGTTCTTCAGGGACTACGCGAAGTCGCACAAGAAGCTTTCGAAGCTCTACTTTACTGCCGTGGACATGCAGAGACAAAGCCAAGAGGGCTGTCAGACTGCAAGTCTCCATGTTTAG